The Desulfovibrio inopinatus DSM 10711 genomic interval TTCAAGTTCTCGTGTCCGTCTGCGTACCGTCTCCTCAAGGACAACATGATGCTCCTTGATTTGCATTTCCTGTTCATAGCTTTTGACCGCTTCTGTAATGGTGAGGAGCAGGTCGCTTTTCTCCCAGGGTTTTGAGATATATCTATACAGTTTGGCGTTGTTTATTGCGTTGGTGATGCCTTCCAGGTTGGCTTGCCCGGTGAGCATAATTTGTTTCGACTCGGGATGTTGTTGGAAAATTGTTGCCAGAATTTCATCGCCTTTGAGGCCTGGCATGAGATAGTCTGTAATAATAAGAGCCAATTGATCCTGGGTTGCGACAAGGTCTGCAATGACTTCCAGGGCCTCTCCGCCACTTTCAGCAAATTCCAGGTCGTAATCATCACTAAAATGTTCTTCCAATTCACTGCGTAAGCTTTCAAGAACGATTTTTTCATCATCGACACATAAAATAACTTTTCGATTCATGGTCGTGTATCCATAAGGGAAGAGGGTCAAGCTCAGAGGTTGCCAAGTTCACGCAATCCCGTTTTAATGGATTCTATGAGTTCGGAAGCATCCCAGGGTTTGTTTATGAGTTTATAGAGGTTTGCATAGCTTTTCGTTTTTTCGATGGCTTCATTGTCGGCTTGGCCGGTTAGCATGAGCGTAAGAACGTGAGGGAATCTTTTGTATGCTTTAATTAAAAAGTCGTCACCTTTCATTTCAGGCATAAGCCAGTCGGATATGATGACAAGCGTTTTATAGCCTTCGTCACTCAACTCGTCCAAAAGTTCCAACGCTTCCGGTCCGCCTTCGGACAATTCTATGTGGAACTGGGAACCAAATTCATGAACAAGTTGGCTTTCCAGAGATTTGAGTACCACCTGTTCATCATCAACGCACAAAATGACATGATTACTCATGGGATACTCCTTTACTGGGTAGCTATTTGAGTAGTGGTGGGAATGAAGACGGAAAATGATGCACCTTCGCCAGGGAGGCTTGACACTTCAATCTTGCCTTTATGTTTATCAATAATCTTTTTGACAATATCAAGACCAAGGCCACTGCCTTCACCAGATTTTTTGGTCGTGAAAAATGGTGTAAAAATCTTGTCACGAATTTCTTCCGGAATTCCCGGTCCGTTGTCTTTGATGACAACTTTTTGATAACCGTTCTCCTGTGCTAATTGTATGGTTAAAGTCCCGTTGTACTCCATTGCCTGCAATGCATTGTGGATCAAGTTTGTCCAGACCTGATTCAATTCATCGGGGTAGCAATAGATGTCTTCTGCCTCGCTGTATTCCGTCACCAGAGTAATGTTTCGTTTAATCTGGTTGTGATAAATCGTCAAAATGGTTTCCAAACCGTCCTTCAACGCGGATTTCACCATCGTATCGCTTTGGTCGAAACGTGCGAAGTTCTTCA includes:
- a CDS encoding response regulator; translated protein: MSNHVILCVDDEQVVLKSLESQLVHEFGSQFHIELSEGGPEALELLDELSDEGYKTLVIISDWLMPEMKGDDFLIKAYKRFPHVLTLMLTGQADNEAIEKTKSYANLYKLINKPWDASELIESIKTGLRELGNL